The Rufibacter sp. DG15C region GCTTGGCCAATGACCCGAATGGCAGGAACCGGCGGTCGAGTTTCTCAAAAATCACCCCGCCCCTGTTTTTACCAACTCTGAAGATGGGCCATTTGGCCATCTGCTTCTTCTCCTGGTAATTAATGAGGCGGTTGTTGATACGCACGTATTTGCGCTTGTTATGGCGCGCGTTCTTAATCTTGCGCTTGTAATATTCAGCTGAGCGGTCTCCGTAGAAACGGGACAGCATCATGCCAAGGGAGTCAATCCCTTCTCTGAAGACCTCATCTTTAGAAATAGTAGGGTCAAACGCCACTCTGTAGAAAGGAAGGGACGTGGCCATGATGCGCTCATCATTGGAGTAGATGTTGCCGCGGGTGGCAAAGATGGGCTGGTAATGGAAACGCTTTTCCTGGGCCAGTTCCTTCCACTTGTCTCCATCCTTAATCTGGATATAGCCAACCTTGTAAATAATAGCGAACGCAAACAGACAGATAGCCAAAAAGGCCAACCGCACACGCGTTACGATGGACCTCTTAATATTCATCTTTCTTGATTACTACTTGAATGGGTGGAGAAGAACTTTCCATTAAGCCAGACGCCGCCACATTGCGGGCCACCTCAGACTGCTTGCTCGCCTCCATGTAATCAGATTTGAGCGTGGTGAAATCAGCCCGCAGGTCCTCGGTGTCTGATTTGGTTTTGTCTATCTGGCGCAGGGTACGCTCTGCGTAGTGGCTATTGCCAATGTAGAAGATGGTCACCGCCATTAAGAACAATACCTTGGGTAGGTATTTTACCGGCAAGCCGTCCGCAAAGAACCAGTCTACCTTGGTATAGCGGTCCAACAGCTCAAACAGGCTGGTCCCTTTTTGGCGGGGCGGTCTTGGCGGACGCACGGGCTCCACCTTAGGAACCTCACGCTGGGTGTTGGCCTTGGGCTGGCTGTTTCGTGGACGTACAGTGTTGACTGCCATGTTCTATATTCGTGTAATTCTTATTCTCTATTTCTTGAAAGGCGTCTCTGGGTTCTCTCGCTTCACGGCCACGCGCAGCTTGGCGCTGCGGGAGCGGTTGTTCTCCTGCAGTTCCTGGGCGCTGGGCACTATGGGCTTGCGCGTGACAGAATCCAGTGGCTTTATCTCGTTGCCAAAAAAGTCTTTCTCCACCTCGCCAAAGAACTTGCCCTTGTTGATGTAGTTCTTCACCAAACGGTCTTCCAAAGAATGGTAAGAGATAACCGATAGGCGTCCGCCGGGCTTCAACAGTTCCACGGCCTGTTCCAACATTTCCTCCAGGGCCTTCAGCTCATCATTGACTTCTATTCTGAGCGCTTGGAATACTTGCGCCAGGTACTTGTTCTCTTTCCCTTTGGGAGTGCAGCCTGAGATAGCTTCCTTAAAATCTGCAATGGTCTCAATGTCGCGCACGTTGCGGGCGGACACCACTTCCCGGGCAAGGGTCTTGGCGTTCTTCACCTCGCCGTACAACCCGAAAATGCGGTGCAGCTGCTCCTCTTCATAGGTCATGATGACATCCTTGGCAGTCAGGGGGCTTTCCTTGTCCATGCGCATGTCCAGAGGGCCGTCAAACCGGGTAGAGAAGCCGCGCTCAGCGGTA contains the following coding sequences:
- a CDS encoding FtsL-like putative cell division protein, with product MAVNTVRPRNSQPKANTQREVPKVEPVRPPRPPRQKGTSLFELLDRYTKVDWFFADGLPVKYLPKVLFLMAVTIFYIGNSHYAERTLRQIDKTKSDTEDLRADFTTLKSDYMEASKQSEVARNVAASGLMESSSPPIQVVIKKDEY
- the rsmH gene encoding 16S rRNA (cytosine(1402)-N(4))-methyltransferase RsmH — encoded protein: MQYHNPVLLQESVDALAIKPKGIYVDVTFGGGGHSARILEQMQGGQLYAFDQDTDAEKQSERLISDQFTFVKANFRYLKKYLRLYGVRQVDGILADLGVSSHQFNTAERGFSTRFDGPLDMRMDKESPLTAKDVIMTYEEEQLHRIFGLYGEVKNAKTLAREVVSARNVRDIETIADFKEAISGCTPKGKENKYLAQVFQALRIEVNDELKALEEMLEQAVELLKPGGRLSVISYHSLEDRLVKNYINKGKFFGEVEKDFFGNEIKPLDSVTRKPIVPSAQELQENNRSRSAKLRVAVKRENPETPFKK